The following proteins are encoded in a genomic region of uncultured Vibrio sp.:
- a CDS encoding PLP-dependent aspartate aminotransferase family protein, translating to MHNDDFKFGLLPESIDSQNFAPETLAPETLAVHAAIQPDPQTKAIAPNIVMSVNHSFLPNEGAFSAQGMEDLADAPFLYAGWTNPTVRLLEERLAVLEQAEDGLATASGMAAITAVFMSLLKAGDHLVISDVCYAAVYEFATQVLPQYGIEVSAVDTTCTTNVQKVLRKNTKLVHIETPCNPLLRLSDIKALSSLLKSRGILLSADSTFSTPVITRPLDLGADLVVHSLTKFINGHGDVLGGCVLGSKALISKLRSVAGVYFGASLSPQSAWLIMRGMETIYPRMKTLCESAHTIANWLENNPNVQRVLYPGLESHQQFSLAKQQMAFFGGIIAFQVKDIELIEQRFAHESKMFYYAYSIGHQRSLAVVLKTDDLDKSTYRFSPEQKANFYRDAGKGVVRLSIGLESPVDLIRDLSHLLR from the coding sequence ATGCATAACGATGATTTCAAATTTGGACTGCTTCCAGAATCTATTGACTCTCAAAACTTCGCTCCTGAAACCTTAGCACCCGAAACCTTGGCTGTTCATGCAGCTATTCAACCTGACCCTCAAACAAAAGCCATCGCACCGAATATAGTGATGTCGGTAAATCACAGCTTTCTGCCCAATGAAGGTGCTTTTTCCGCACAAGGCATGGAAGATCTCGCCGACGCACCTTTTCTGTACGCAGGTTGGACAAACCCAACGGTTCGTTTACTCGAAGAACGTTTAGCCGTTTTAGAACAGGCAGAAGATGGACTCGCAACAGCAAGCGGTATGGCAGCAATTACGGCTGTGTTTATGTCATTACTGAAAGCGGGAGACCATCTAGTTATCAGTGATGTTTGCTACGCCGCCGTTTACGAGTTTGCCACCCAAGTTTTGCCTCAATATGGAATTGAGGTTTCAGCAGTTGACACTACATGCACTACTAATGTGCAAAAGGTTCTACGCAAAAACACCAAGTTGGTGCACATAGAGACACCATGTAACCCTCTATTAAGGCTATCTGATATAAAAGCGCTCTCCTCATTGCTTAAAAGCCGGGGAATTTTACTGAGTGCAGATTCGACGTTTTCAACACCGGTTATTACACGACCACTTGATCTTGGAGCAGATTTGGTCGTTCACTCTTTAACCAAATTCATTAACGGCCATGGCGATGTTCTCGGCGGATGCGTTTTAGGCTCGAAAGCCTTGATTAGCAAGCTTAGAAGCGTTGCCGGAGTCTATTTTGGTGCATCTTTAAGCCCACAAAGCGCATGGTTAATTATGCGGGGAATGGAGACTATTTATCCACGTATGAAAACGCTGTGTGAGTCAGCTCATACCATCGCCAACTGGTTAGAAAACAACCCGAATGTACAAAGAGTTTTATATCCCGGTCTTGAGTCACATCAACAATTTTCACTGGCTAAACAGCAAATGGCATTTTTTGGCGGCATTATTGCATTCCAAGTAAAGGACATCGAACTGATTGAGCAACGATTTGCGCATGAATCGAAGATGTTTTATTACGCTTATTCGATTGGACATCAGCGAAGTTTAGCCGTGGTGTTAAAAACTGATGATTTGGACAAGTCTACTTATCGATTTAGCCCAGAACAAAAAGCGAACTTTTACCGCGATGCGGGCAAGGGAGTCGTACGGCTTTCAATCGGTCTTGAGTCTCCGGTCGATTTGATTCGGGATTTGAGCCACCTTCTTCGCTGA
- a CDS encoding amino acid ABC transporter ATP-binding protein — MVYANNVDKYYPNGCHALKSVSTTVKRGEVVVIIGPSGSGKSTFLRTLNQLEEISTGTIIVDGFDMYARSTDINVLRQNVGMVFQSFNLFPHMTALENVMIAPLKVAKRPKHEVEGEAKVLIKRVGLEDRMNNYPTHLSGGQQQRVAIARALAMKPDLMLFDEPTSALDPEMVGEVLDVIKSLAKEGMTMVIVTHEMGFAREVADRVLFMEDGKLLVDDSPQAVFDDPTHPRLQQFLAKVL; from the coding sequence ATGGTTTACGCCAATAATGTAGACAAGTATTACCCTAATGGCTGCCACGCTTTAAAATCGGTTTCAACAACGGTAAAACGTGGTGAAGTGGTGGTGATTATCGGGCCTTCAGGTTCAGGTAAATCAACGTTCTTACGTACATTGAACCAGTTAGAAGAGATAAGCACTGGGACTATCATTGTTGATGGTTTCGACATGTATGCGCGAAGCACCGACATCAACGTTTTGCGTCAAAACGTTGGAATGGTATTCCAGAGCTTTAACCTATTTCCACACATGACCGCGTTGGAAAACGTAATGATAGCGCCATTGAAGGTGGCTAAGCGCCCGAAACATGAAGTGGAAGGCGAGGCGAAAGTGTTGATCAAACGCGTTGGTTTGGAAGATCGTATGAACAACTACCCAACGCATTTATCCGGTGGTCAGCAACAACGTGTTGCGATTGCCCGAGCACTCGCAATGAAGCCTGATCTGATGCTTTTTGATGAGCCAACTTCAGCACTCGACCCTGAAATGGTAGGTGAAGTACTGGATGTTATTAAGTCATTAGCAAAAGAAGGGATGACCATGGTTATCGTAACTCATGAAATGGGCTTTGCCCGTGAAGTTGCCGACCGTGTGTTGTTTATGGAAGACGGTAAATTGTTGGTGGATGACAGCCCTCAAGCTGTATTTGATGACCCAACTCATCCTCGTCTACAGCAGTTTTTGGCAAAAGTGCTGTAA
- a CDS encoding transposase: protein MKSRYLYRGVLPDKDIKSVTENEVTFEYVDGKTKQRRSRTLPITRFLWLILQHVLPKGLQRVRDYGFLRGNAHQLCLQIQLLLLSASELYQSVARTERQKMVRSCPCCHHEMACVGVSRPS from the coding sequence GTGAAGTCGCGCTATCTCTACCGTGGAGTCTTGCCAGACAAAGACATCAAATCTGTCACAGAGAATGAGGTCACCTTCGAATATGTAGATGGTAAGACGAAACAGCGAAGATCCCGAACACTACCTATAACACGGTTCCTATGGTTGATACTTCAACATGTTTTACCCAAAGGTCTTCAGCGAGTCAGAGACTACGGCTTTCTTCGCGGCAACGCCCATCAACTCTGCCTACAAATCCAGTTACTGCTTTTATCTGCGAGCGAACTCTACCAGTCTGTAGCCAGGACTGAACGCCAGAAAATGGTACGTAGTTGCCCTTGTTGCCATCATGAAATGGCTTGTGTTGGAGTCAGCCGACCGAGTTAG
- a CDS encoding GGDEF domain-containing protein yields the protein MINSSSSLIDFASIINNIVCSTVGCIFLSQIRSGLSHYQRRSARYFFYFFLLFGFAFAAMAIRSWLPLIYSVLLNNFMYMTVAYLLLFGSISWYKQDIKPWIWRLAIIHICLYTAMQILIYQYIPSTLELRVQLAFANFSVVYVSTFLLCYKHRASNGKGELMLALSALVCLVAAGFPTFALALTGEPEYYRVAVVVTQNIVCFFLLGGLLSLFLFNQIDWHYERSIRDELTGLFNRRYMNERISHLLQSDTPIQGTLAIVDIDHFKKVNDRFGHDVGDNAIVCVSNILSNSVTKGDLVGRYGGEEFLIFIFDKDSKQALVTLQAINSSVESQSLLTDMKVPITVSIGYCNLTSQDTLQSAFIRADSALYMAKSQGRNCIVGH from the coding sequence GTGATTAATTCAAGTTCAAGCCTTATCGATTTTGCCAGCATCATAAACAATATTGTTTGTAGTACTGTTGGCTGTATATTTTTATCTCAAATTCGTTCTGGGTTGTCTCACTATCAACGTCGATCAGCACGTTATTTCTTTTATTTTTTCCTACTGTTTGGTTTTGCATTTGCTGCAATGGCTATTCGTTCTTGGCTTCCGCTTATTTATTCTGTTTTATTAAACAACTTTATGTATATGACGGTTGCGTATTTATTGTTATTTGGCTCTATAAGCTGGTATAAGCAAGATATTAAGCCGTGGATATGGAGGCTTGCAATTATTCATATCTGTTTGTATACAGCGATGCAGATTCTTATCTATCAATACATACCAAGTACTCTTGAATTACGTGTTCAGCTAGCGTTTGCAAATTTTTCTGTTGTGTATGTTTCGACATTTTTACTTTGCTACAAACATAGAGCTTCAAATGGTAAGGGTGAGCTTATGCTGGCTTTATCTGCACTGGTTTGCCTTGTTGCTGCGGGGTTTCCTACTTTTGCATTGGCTTTGACAGGTGAACCTGAATATTACCGTGTCGCTGTTGTTGTGACTCAAAACATCGTCTGCTTCTTTTTGTTAGGCGGACTACTGTCATTATTTCTTTTTAATCAAATTGACTGGCACTATGAGAGATCCATTCGGGATGAACTGACAGGGTTGTTTAACCGCCGTTACATGAATGAACGAATTTCCCACTTACTTCAAAGTGACACACCTATTCAGGGGACTCTGGCCATTGTCGATATTGACCATTTCAAGAAAGTGAATGACCGCTTTGGTCATGACGTTGGTGATAATGCTATCGTTTGTGTTTCTAATATTCTGTCTAACAGTGTCACAAAGGGCGATTTGGTTGGTCGCTATGGAGGTGAGGAGTTTCTTATCTTTATTTTTGATAAAGATTCGAAGCAGGCTTTGGTCACGTTACAGGCAATCAATTCATCGGTTGAATCACAAAGCTTATTAACAGATATGAAGGTTCCCATTACTGTTAGCATTGGCTACTGTAACTTAACTTCTCAGGATACATTACAAAGTGCCTTCATCAGAGCTGATTCAGCTTTGTATATGGCTAAAAGCCAAGGTCGTAACTGTATTGTTGGTCATTAA
- a CDS encoding energy transducer TonB, whose protein sequence is MRILSILSISLLALGGCASKQEVYLTQSPIKVEQQDLDDYWVQSSEKSRFSVKPNIKLPKTGGFVKINYLIDSNGEIFNPTIVESSPEGEWGFIALKALSKVEYVPSESNSLNIPVYVTSEFKFAEQ, encoded by the coding sequence ATGAGAATTTTGAGTATATTATCGATAAGTCTTTTAGCTTTAGGTGGTTGTGCATCAAAACAGGAAGTTTATCTGACACAATCACCCATAAAAGTTGAGCAACAAGACTTAGACGATTATTGGGTTCAGTCGTCTGAAAAGTCTAGGTTTAGTGTAAAGCCCAATATAAAGCTACCAAAAACAGGTGGTTTTGTGAAAATTAACTATTTAATAGATTCGAATGGAGAGATATTTAATCCTACAATCGTAGAGTCATCTCCTGAGGGGGAATGGGGGTTCATCGCGTTAAAGGCTCTAAGCAAAGTTGAATATGTACCATCTGAGTCTAATTCATTGAATATACCAGTGTATGTGACAAGTGAATTTAAATTTGCAGAGCAATAA
- the fecE gene encoding Fe(3+) dicitrate ABC transporter ATP-binding protein FecE, translated as MIAANNLNVSYGDKVIIEALNLTLPKGKITALIGPNGCGKSTLLKTLARINMPTNGEVLLNGKALKSYRDKHLAQEMSLLPQVLETPEGITVKRLVEYGRSPYLSHWGKLDEHDKNMVASAMRETGVDDLAEQTVESLSGGQRQRAWIAMILAQDTNIVMLDEPTTYLDLSHQIELMKIMREMNNKGKTVIVVLHDLNQACRYCDHLVVLKKGQLVAQGTPHDVFTQNLLKDVFSLDARVIQDPVANTPMCIAH; from the coding sequence ATGATAGCTGCAAATAACTTAAACGTTTCTTATGGTGACAAGGTCATTATTGAAGCGCTCAATCTCACACTACCAAAAGGCAAAATTACTGCTCTTATCGGCCCAAATGGATGTGGTAAGTCAACCTTACTCAAAACACTGGCTCGAATTAATATGCCAACCAATGGTGAGGTTTTGCTTAATGGAAAGGCATTGAAATCATACCGTGACAAACACCTGGCACAAGAAATGTCTTTATTGCCTCAGGTATTAGAAACGCCAGAGGGAATCACAGTAAAACGCCTGGTTGAATACGGTCGCTCACCTTACCTTTCTCACTGGGGTAAATTGGACGAGCATGACAAGAACATGGTCGCGAGTGCAATGCGGGAAACAGGCGTAGATGACTTGGCGGAACAAACAGTTGAATCATTATCCGGAGGACAAAGGCAAAGGGCCTGGATAGCCATGATTCTGGCGCAAGACACCAATATTGTGATGCTGGATGAGCCCACGACCTACCTGGATCTTTCTCATCAGATTGAACTGATGAAGATCATGCGCGAGATGAACAACAAAGGAAAAACGGTGATCGTTGTATTACACGACTTGAATCAGGCATGTCGCTACTGTGATCACTTAGTAGTACTCAAAAAAGGTCAGCTCGTAGCCCAAGGCACACCGCACGATGTTTTTACTCAAAACCTGCTCAAGGACGTATTTTCACTCGATGCGCGAGTCATTCAGGACCCTGTCGCTAATACCCCGATGTGCATTGCCCACTAA
- a CDS encoding Lrp/AsnC family transcriptional regulator: MGDVTTLDSFDKKILELMQSNCRLASEVIAEQVGLSASAVQRRLKRLREEGAIQAEIAVIKSDLSTNPMTFIAGIEIDRDNYSVLNKFKRWAESQPSIQQVFYVTGNVDLMVVITAESAKSYDGFVEQIMEQFPQIRRVMTNVVLDTPKQSLYLPLE; encoded by the coding sequence ATGGGTGATGTAACCACTCTGGATAGTTTCGATAAAAAGATTCTGGAACTAATGCAAAGCAACTGTCGTTTGGCAAGTGAGGTCATTGCCGAGCAAGTCGGCCTGTCGGCTTCTGCAGTACAGAGAAGATTAAAGCGTTTAAGGGAAGAAGGCGCGATTCAAGCCGAAATAGCTGTCATCAAGTCAGATCTTTCTACGAACCCAATGACGTTTATTGCGGGTATTGAAATCGACAGAGATAACTACTCAGTACTCAATAAATTCAAACGCTGGGCAGAGTCTCAACCTTCCATACAGCAAGTGTTTTATGTCACAGGTAATGTCGATTTGATGGTTGTGATTACAGCGGAGAGTGCAAAAAGCTACGACGGGTTTGTTGAGCAGATTATGGAGCAGTTCCCACAGATTCGCCGCGTCATGACCAACGTGGTACTAGATACACCAAAACAAAGTCTCTATCTGCCTCTTGAGTAG
- a CDS encoding histone deacetylase, whose product MLPLIYHPIYSQLDLPEGHRYPIMKYQYLYDAVLEMLENESCQERVEFFEPTALSVNDIKRVHEAEYVDLLVSGTMPAAKMRRIGFPWSEALISRTLTSAAGTLMTAEKALEHGVALHLSGGYHHAHRDFGSGFCLFNDLVIAAKHMLDHDDVDKMLIIDSDVHHGDGTATLCQEEPDIVTLSFHCDKNFPARKPESDLDVPLVRGTDDETFLMAFKEVVEMALNLHRPDMVIYDAGVDIHTDDELGYFDVSTKGILERDRFLMQLMKERGIPVAAVVGGGYRSNHEDLVPIHMNLIQASLEVFG is encoded by the coding sequence ATGCTGCCACTTATCTATCACCCAATCTACTCACAACTCGATTTGCCCGAAGGGCACCGCTACCCAATCATGAAGTATCAATATCTGTATGATGCGGTGTTGGAGATGTTAGAAAACGAAAGCTGCCAAGAGCGAGTTGAGTTTTTTGAGCCAACAGCGCTTTCTGTAAATGATATTAAGCGCGTTCACGAGGCTGAGTACGTCGATTTATTGGTCAGCGGTACGATGCCGGCGGCTAAAATGCGTCGTATAGGCTTTCCCTGGAGTGAAGCACTGATAAGCAGAACGCTGACTTCTGCAGCAGGTACGCTTATGACGGCTGAAAAAGCGCTGGAACATGGTGTGGCTTTGCATTTGAGTGGCGGATACCACCATGCTCACAGAGACTTCGGCAGTGGTTTTTGCCTATTTAACGACTTGGTGATAGCAGCAAAGCATATGTTGGATCATGACGATGTCGATAAAATGCTGATCATTGATAGTGATGTACACCACGGTGATGGTACGGCAACCTTGTGTCAGGAGGAGCCGGATATTGTCACGCTTTCTTTTCACTGTGATAAAAACTTCCCGGCAAGAAAGCCTGAGTCTGATCTGGATGTCCCTTTGGTAAGGGGAACCGATGACGAGACGTTCTTGATGGCGTTTAAAGAAGTGGTCGAAATGGCGCTGAATCTGCATCGTCCTGATATGGTGATTTACGATGCTGGGGTTGATATACACACCGACGACGAGCTGGGTTATTTTGATGTCTCCACAAAAGGCATATTGGAGCGCGACCGTTTTTTGATGCAACTGATGAAAGAGCGAGGCATTCCTGTCGCGGCTGTCGTCGGTGGTGGTTACCGAAGCAATCATGAAGATCTTGTCCCGATTCATATGAATTTGATTCAGGCGAGCTTGGAAGTTTTTGGCTAA
- a CDS encoding amino acid ABC transporter permease — translation MQSKSSKWIGHGIYVLIMAMLIGAVYFSGKSINYNWHWDRLWPYVVNTEMQQLRANGDGTAVVNAGHLTIEFDDASQPQIIDHYTTLLVGNGDLVFQGDTVAQLNEWKFGPIAHGLWVTVKISFISLIFAVLLGLIFGLMRVAKNQTARNLAVTYVELIRGTPLLVQIFIVYFFIGTVLDFDRFTAGVVALSVFTGAYVAEIVRAGIQAIPTGQMEAARSLGMTYPKAMRYIILPQALKRTLPPLAGQFINLIKDSSLVSVISITDLTKAGREVVSGSFAPFEVWFTVAALYLLVTGTLSWAIQRLEKRLSASD, via the coding sequence ATGCAGTCTAAATCCTCAAAATGGATAGGACACGGAATTTATGTCCTAATAATGGCCATGCTGATTGGCGCGGTCTATTTCTCTGGGAAGAGTATTAACTATAACTGGCATTGGGATCGTCTCTGGCCATATGTCGTCAATACCGAAATGCAACAACTCCGTGCAAACGGTGACGGCACAGCAGTGGTTAACGCAGGTCATTTAACGATTGAGTTTGATGACGCTAGCCAGCCTCAAATCATCGATCATTACACAACACTTTTAGTTGGAAACGGTGACTTGGTATTTCAAGGTGACACTGTTGCACAGCTAAACGAGTGGAAATTCGGACCGATTGCTCACGGTTTATGGGTGACGGTAAAAATATCCTTTATCTCCCTCATTTTTGCCGTCTTACTTGGCCTGATATTCGGCCTTATGCGGGTTGCGAAGAATCAAACAGCGAGAAATTTAGCGGTTACCTATGTTGAATTGATTCGCGGCACACCGCTTCTGGTGCAAATTTTTATCGTTTATTTCTTTATCGGAACCGTACTCGATTTTGATCGATTCACCGCAGGGGTAGTAGCATTATCTGTATTTACAGGTGCTTACGTTGCAGAAATTGTTCGTGCAGGTATTCAGGCAATTCCAACAGGCCAAATGGAAGCGGCGCGCTCACTGGGTATGACCTATCCAAAAGCAATGCGCTACATCATTCTGCCACAAGCACTAAAGCGTACGTTGCCACCTTTGGCTGGTCAGTTTATTAACCTGATTAAAGACTCTTCGCTTGTTTCAGTTATCTCCATTACCGACTTAACTAAAGCGGGTCGTGAAGTTGTGAGTGGCAGCTTTGCACCTTTCGAGGTGTGGTTCACTGTCGCGGCACTTTACCTACTAGTAACCGGGACTCTGTCTTGGGCAATTCAACGTTTAGAGAAGAGGTTATCAGCCAGTGACTAG
- a CDS encoding transporter substrate-binding domain-containing protein: MRKFIKSSAAGLVFACSLLGSNQAMAKSDLEGVISSGELKVCFDAGYMPFEMKTKDGRFIGFDIDLGKHMARSMGVKYTPVNTAWDGIIPALQTNKCDIIMGGMTITPERNLKVNFADPYIVIGQSIILSPALEGKIKSYTDLNDPKYTVSTKLGTTGVEAAKKRLFNAKIDLYDTEVDAVLQVVNGKADAFVYDFPYNSIYAAQNKDKVGHLAEPFTYEPLGWAIRQDDPNFLNFLNNYLRQIKGDGTYERMYDKWFKSDDWLKQVQ; the protein is encoded by the coding sequence ATGAGAAAATTTATTAAATCTTCAGCAGCTGGACTTGTGTTTGCTTGCTCTCTGCTTGGTTCTAATCAAGCTATGGCAAAGTCTGACCTAGAAGGTGTTATTAGTTCAGGTGAACTAAAAGTATGTTTTGATGCTGGCTATATGCCTTTCGAAATGAAAACCAAAGATGGCCGTTTCATTGGTTTTGATATCGACTTGGGTAAGCACATGGCGCGTTCGATGGGAGTTAAGTACACTCCTGTCAACACAGCTTGGGATGGCATTATCCCTGCGCTACAAACAAACAAATGTGACATCATCATGGGTGGTATGACGATCACTCCTGAGCGTAACTTAAAAGTTAACTTTGCTGACCCATACATTGTTATCGGTCAGTCCATTATCCTCTCGCCAGCGCTTGAAGGTAAGATTAAGAGCTACACTGATTTAAATGATCCTAAATACACTGTTTCAACTAAGCTAGGCACTACTGGTGTAGAAGCGGCGAAGAAACGCCTGTTCAATGCAAAAATTGACCTTTACGACACAGAAGTGGATGCAGTTCTTCAGGTTGTTAACGGTAAAGCAGATGCTTTCGTTTATGACTTTCCATACAACTCGATCTACGCAGCTCAAAACAAAGACAAAGTTGGACACCTAGCTGAACCTTTCACTTACGAGCCTCTAGGTTGGGCGATTCGTCAAGATGACCCTAACTTCTTAAACTTCTTGAATAACTACTTACGCCAAATCAAAGGTGATGGTACTTACGAACGCATGTACGACAAGTGGTTCAAGTCTGATGACTGGCTGAAACAAGTTCAATAA